The Pseudonocardia broussonetiae DNA segment GGGGAACGGCCAGCGCGTGTGCGCCAGCCGGTCGCGCAGGTCGTCGACGTCGGCCTGCGGGACGTCGATGCGGAACGGCGTGAGTGCGGTGTCCTCGGTCATGACGACGACGGTGTCAGGAGATGCGGCAGAGAAGCTTCCGCAATGGCTGGGAGGATCGGGCCGTGCTGGAGACCTCCGCCCGCCTGCTCGAACTGCTGTCGCTGCTCCAGCTCCGGCGCGACCGGACGAGCTCCGAGCTCGCCGATCGGCTCGGCGTGAGCACGAGGACCGTGCGCGCCGACGTCGCCAGGCTGCGGTCGCTCGGCTATCCCGTGGACGCGCGTCCCGGCGCCGCGGGCGGGTACCGGCTGGCCGCCGGGACGGCCATGCCGCCGCTCCTGCTCGACGACGACGAGGCCGTCGCCGTCGCCGTCGGACTGGGTGCGGTCGCGACGCAGAGGCTCGGGGTCGAGGAGACCTCGCTGACCGCGCTCGCGAAGCTGGAGCAGGTGCTGCCCGCGCGCCTGCGCCGGCGCGTCGAGGCGGTGCGCGGATCGACGAGCGTCGTCCCCGGGGTCGAGCGGCCGCTCGACCTCTCGGTCCTGGGTGCGGTCGCCGCCGCGGTCCGCGGCCACGAGCGGCTCCGGTTCGGGTACACGAAGTCCGGGGGCGGCGACGGGGCCCGCCACGTCGAACCGCAGCGGCTGGTGTGCTGGGGGCGGCTCTGGTACCTGCTCGCGTGGGACCTCGACCGTGACGACTGGCGGGTCTTCCGCGTCGACCGCATGGTCCCGCACGCACCGACGGGCGCGCGGTTCGCGCCGCGCGCGTTCCCGGAGGACGCCGTCGTCGCGTACGTCGTCGGACGCGTCAGCACGGCGGCGTGGACGTACCGCGCCCGGGTGCTCGTGCACGCCCCCGCCGCCGAGGTCGCCGCGACGATCCCCGCCGTGGTCGACGTCGAGGTGGTCGACGCGTCCACCTGCCGTGTCGAGCTGGGTGCCGGCGACCCGGATCGGCTCGCGCTGGTG contains these protein-coding regions:
- a CDS encoding helix-turn-helix transcriptional regulator, whose translation is MLETSARLLELLSLLQLRRDRTSSELADRLGVSTRTVRADVARLRSLGYPVDARPGAAGGYRLAAGTAMPPLLLDDDEAVAVAVGLGAVATQRLGVEETSLTALAKLEQVLPARLRRRVEAVRGSTSVVPGVERPLDLSVLGAVAAAVRGHERLRFGYTKSGGGDGARHVEPQRLVCWGRLWYLLAWDLDRDDWRVFRVDRMVPHAPTGARFAPRAFPEDAVVAYVVGRVSTAAWTYRARVLVHAPAAEVAATIPAVVDVEVVDASTCRVELGAGDPDRLALVLAQLGVDVEVVDGDELAAAFDRLATRFRRAAGGTTATRASGSSAAHGSGGRHGSR